In Capsicum annuum cultivar UCD-10X-F1 chromosome 11, UCD10Xv1.1, whole genome shotgun sequence, one genomic interval encodes:
- the LOC107848491 gene encoding phosphate transporter PHO1 homolog 1 isoform X1, with translation MVKFSKQFEGQLVPEWKEAFVDYWQLKKDLKKIHFLNENNNNNNVMSNTTNNESSFSRTLYTSLKKLPLFGPQRREQGVIQVHRKIGQTLSKGDLYETELLEQFADNTESATEFFALLDLQLNKVNQFFRTKEKEFVERGECLMKQMEILIELKAALIKQQHDKGTSLGQNTIEDESISGTIFCDEESNKDKTEQEQEQDIENSIDQVTLDSPRSNELENSTNINREDNKSKNLSEQMINCQGKSLKIHIPLTNPTRTFSAITYLLRDDIINQSSKKCGPDGRKKLHINKTKLKHAEKMIRGAFIELYKGLGYLKTYRTLNMLAFVKILKKFDKVTNKQVLPIYLRVVESSYFNSSDKALKLADDVEEIFIKHFAEDDKKKAMKYLKPTQKKESHAVTFFIGLFAGCFLALFVGYVIMAHITGLYRPKSDTIYMETVYPVLSMFSLMFLHFFLYGCNIFMWRKTRVNYSFIFELAQTKELKYRDVFLICTTSMTAVVGVLFLHLTLVAKGYSYNQIQVIPGLLLLAFIMLLVCPFNIMYKSSRYRFICVIRNIIFSPLYKVVMLDFFMADQLCSQVPMLRNLEYVACYYITGSYKNQDYGYCMRTKYYRDLAYAVSFLPYYWRAMQCARRWFDEGHKSHLVNLGKYVSAMLAAGAKVAYEKEKNMGWLCLVIVMSSAATVYQLYWDFVKDWGLLQCHSKNPWLRNELILRRKFIYYFSMGLNLVLRLAWLQTVLHYNFGTVDYRVTGLFLAALEVIRRGHWNYYRLENEHLNNAGKFRAVKTVPLPFHEVDEQN, from the exons atggtgaaattttcTAAACAATTTGAAGGTCAATTAGTTCCTGAATGGAAAGAAGCTTTTGTTGATTATTGGCAACTGAAAAAAGACCTCAAGAAAATACATTTTCTCAatgaaaataacaacaacaacaatgtcaTGAGCAACACCACCAACAATGAGAGTTCATTTTCGCGTACTCTTTATACGTCTCTTAAGAAATTACCTTTGTTTGGACCTCAGCGTCGCGAGCAAGGGGTCATACAA GTTCATAGGAAGATTGGACAAACGTTGAGTAAAGGGGATTTGTATGAGACTGAATTGTTGGAGCAATTCGCTGATAATACTGAGTCTGCGACTGAGTTTTTCGCGCTTTTAGACCTTCAACTTAACAAGGTGAATCAATTTTTTCGAACGAAAGAGAAAGAGTTTGTTGAAAGAGGTGAATGTTTGATGAAGCAAATGGAGATTCTTATTGAACTTAAAGCTGCATTGATCAAACAACAACATGATAAAGGAACTTCTTTAGGACAAAATACCATAGAGGATGAGTCAATTTCAGGCACCATTTTTTGTG ATGAAGAGTCCAACAAAGACAAGacagaacaagaacaagaacaggaCATTGAGAACTCAATTGATCAAGTGACATTAGACTCTCCAAGATCAAATGAACTAGAAAATTCAACTAACATCAACAGGGAAGACAACAAATCGAAGAACTTATCCGAACAAATGATCAATTGCCAAGGGAAAAGCTTAAAGATTCACATTCCTCTAACGAATCCAACGCGAACATTCTCAGCTATAACTTACTTGCTAAGGGATGACATAATCAATCAATCCTCCAAGAAATGTGGCCCTGATGGTCGAAAAAAGTTGCACATCAACAAAACGAAGCTAAAACACGCGGAGAAGATGATTCGCGGAGCCTTCATTGAGCTCTACAAGGgactaggataccttaaaacttATCG GACCTTGAACATGCTTGCTTTTGTAAAGATCTTGAAGAAATTTGACAAA GTTACAAACAAACAAGTTCTTCCTATTTACTTAAGAGTTGTGGAGAGCTCCTACTTCAACAGCTCAGACAAG GCTTTGAAATTGGCTGATGATGTTGAGGAgattttcatcaaacactttgcTGAAGATGACAAAAAAAAGGCTATGAAGTACTTAAAGCCTACTCAGAAAAAGGAGTCTCATGCTGTCACCTTTTTCATTG GTTTATTTGCAGGATGTTTCCTAGCGCTTTTCGTTGGATATGTGATCATGGCTCATATTACAGGACTGTATAGACCTAAATCTGATACAATCTACATGGAAACTGTCTATCCTGTACTCAG CATGTTCAGCTTAATGTTCTTGCACTTTTTCCTGTATGGATGCAACATATTTATGTGGCGAAAGACTCGTGTAAACTATAGCTTCATCTTTGAGTTAGCTCAAACAAAGGAACTCAAGTACAGAGATGTGTTCCTTATATGTACTACATCGATGACTGCTGTTGTCGGAGTCCTGTTTCTTCATCTAACACTCGTGGCAAAGGGGTACTCGTATAACCAAATTCAAGTGATTCCCGGCCTCCTATTACTG GCCTTCATTATGCTGCTGGTGTGTCCATTCAACATCATGTACAAATCTAGTCGTTATCGATTCATTTGTGTTATAAGGAACATCATATTTTCACCTTTGTATAAGGTTGTCATGTTAGACTTCTTCATGGCTGATCAACTTTGTAGTCAG GTTCCGATGCTCAGAAACCTCGAGTATGTAGCGTGCTACTACATAACTGGAAGTTACAAAAATCAAGATTATGGATACTGTATGAGGACAAAATATTATAGGGACCTTGCTTATGCAGTTTCGTTCTTGCCATATTACTGGAGAGCTATGCAG TGTGCGCGAAGATGGTTCGATGAAGGACACAAAAGCCACCTAGTGAACTTAGGGAAATATGTGTCTGCAATGTTGGCTGCTGGTGCAAAAGTTGCAtatgaaaaggaaaagaatatgGGATGGCTTTGTTTAGTTATTGTCATGTCAAGTGCTGCAACTGTGTACCAATTGTACTGGGATTTTGTTAAAGATTGGGGCTTGCTTCAATGTCATTCCAAGAATCCATGGCTACGGAACGAATTGATTCTACGACGAAAATTTATCTACTACTTCTCCATG GGATTAAACCTTGTACTAAGGTTAGCATGGCTACAAACAGTACTACATTACAATTTTGGAACTGTAGACTACAGAGTAACAGGGCTATTTTTAGCAGCCCTTGAAGTCATTAGGAGAGGACATTGGAATTATTACAG GTTGGAGAATGAGCATCTAAATAATGCAGGGAAATTTAGAGCTGTTAAGACAGTGCCACTTCCTTTTCATGAAGTAGATGAACAAAATTGA
- the LOC107848491 gene encoding phosphate transporter PHO1 homolog 1 isoform X2, with protein MVKFSKQFEGQLVPEWKEAFVDYWQLKKDLKKIHFLNENNNNNNVMSNTTNNESSFSRTLYTSLKKLPLFGPQRREQGVIQVHRKIGQTLSKGDLYETELLEQFADNTESATEFFALLDLQLNKVNQFFRTKEKEFVERGECLMKQMEILIELKAALIKQQHDKGTSLGQNTIEDESISGTIFCDEESNKDKTEQEQEQDIENSIDQVTLDSPRSNELENSTNINREDNKSKNLSEQMINCQGKSLKIHIPLTNPTRTFSAITYLLRDDIINQSSKKCGPDGRKKLHINKTKLKHAEKMIRGAFIELYKGLGYLKTYRTLNMLAFVKILKKFDKVTNKQVLPIYLRVVESSYFNSSDKALKLADDVEEIFIKHFAEDDKKKAMKYLKPTQKKESHAVTFFIGCFLALFVGYVIMAHITGLYRPKSDTIYMETVYPVLSMFSLMFLHFFLYGCNIFMWRKTRVNYSFIFELAQTKELKYRDVFLICTTSMTAVVGVLFLHLTLVAKGYSYNQIQVIPGLLLLAFIMLLVCPFNIMYKSSRYRFICVIRNIIFSPLYKVVMLDFFMADQLCSQVPMLRNLEYVACYYITGSYKNQDYGYCMRTKYYRDLAYAVSFLPYYWRAMQCARRWFDEGHKSHLVNLGKYVSAMLAAGAKVAYEKEKNMGWLCLVIVMSSAATVYQLYWDFVKDWGLLQCHSKNPWLRNELILRRKFIYYFSMGLNLVLRLAWLQTVLHYNFGTVDYRVTGLFLAALEVIRRGHWNYYRLENEHLNNAGKFRAVKTVPLPFHEVDEQN; from the exons atggtgaaattttcTAAACAATTTGAAGGTCAATTAGTTCCTGAATGGAAAGAAGCTTTTGTTGATTATTGGCAACTGAAAAAAGACCTCAAGAAAATACATTTTCTCAatgaaaataacaacaacaacaatgtcaTGAGCAACACCACCAACAATGAGAGTTCATTTTCGCGTACTCTTTATACGTCTCTTAAGAAATTACCTTTGTTTGGACCTCAGCGTCGCGAGCAAGGGGTCATACAA GTTCATAGGAAGATTGGACAAACGTTGAGTAAAGGGGATTTGTATGAGACTGAATTGTTGGAGCAATTCGCTGATAATACTGAGTCTGCGACTGAGTTTTTCGCGCTTTTAGACCTTCAACTTAACAAGGTGAATCAATTTTTTCGAACGAAAGAGAAAGAGTTTGTTGAAAGAGGTGAATGTTTGATGAAGCAAATGGAGATTCTTATTGAACTTAAAGCTGCATTGATCAAACAACAACATGATAAAGGAACTTCTTTAGGACAAAATACCATAGAGGATGAGTCAATTTCAGGCACCATTTTTTGTG ATGAAGAGTCCAACAAAGACAAGacagaacaagaacaagaacaggaCATTGAGAACTCAATTGATCAAGTGACATTAGACTCTCCAAGATCAAATGAACTAGAAAATTCAACTAACATCAACAGGGAAGACAACAAATCGAAGAACTTATCCGAACAAATGATCAATTGCCAAGGGAAAAGCTTAAAGATTCACATTCCTCTAACGAATCCAACGCGAACATTCTCAGCTATAACTTACTTGCTAAGGGATGACATAATCAATCAATCCTCCAAGAAATGTGGCCCTGATGGTCGAAAAAAGTTGCACATCAACAAAACGAAGCTAAAACACGCGGAGAAGATGATTCGCGGAGCCTTCATTGAGCTCTACAAGGgactaggataccttaaaacttATCG GACCTTGAACATGCTTGCTTTTGTAAAGATCTTGAAGAAATTTGACAAA GTTACAAACAAACAAGTTCTTCCTATTTACTTAAGAGTTGTGGAGAGCTCCTACTTCAACAGCTCAGACAAG GCTTTGAAATTGGCTGATGATGTTGAGGAgattttcatcaaacactttgcTGAAGATGACAAAAAAAAGGCTATGAAGTACTTAAAGCCTACTCAGAAAAAGGAGTCTCATGCTGTCACCTTTTTCATTG GATGTTTCCTAGCGCTTTTCGTTGGATATGTGATCATGGCTCATATTACAGGACTGTATAGACCTAAATCTGATACAATCTACATGGAAACTGTCTATCCTGTACTCAG CATGTTCAGCTTAATGTTCTTGCACTTTTTCCTGTATGGATGCAACATATTTATGTGGCGAAAGACTCGTGTAAACTATAGCTTCATCTTTGAGTTAGCTCAAACAAAGGAACTCAAGTACAGAGATGTGTTCCTTATATGTACTACATCGATGACTGCTGTTGTCGGAGTCCTGTTTCTTCATCTAACACTCGTGGCAAAGGGGTACTCGTATAACCAAATTCAAGTGATTCCCGGCCTCCTATTACTG GCCTTCATTATGCTGCTGGTGTGTCCATTCAACATCATGTACAAATCTAGTCGTTATCGATTCATTTGTGTTATAAGGAACATCATATTTTCACCTTTGTATAAGGTTGTCATGTTAGACTTCTTCATGGCTGATCAACTTTGTAGTCAG GTTCCGATGCTCAGAAACCTCGAGTATGTAGCGTGCTACTACATAACTGGAAGTTACAAAAATCAAGATTATGGATACTGTATGAGGACAAAATATTATAGGGACCTTGCTTATGCAGTTTCGTTCTTGCCATATTACTGGAGAGCTATGCAG TGTGCGCGAAGATGGTTCGATGAAGGACACAAAAGCCACCTAGTGAACTTAGGGAAATATGTGTCTGCAATGTTGGCTGCTGGTGCAAAAGTTGCAtatgaaaaggaaaagaatatgGGATGGCTTTGTTTAGTTATTGTCATGTCAAGTGCTGCAACTGTGTACCAATTGTACTGGGATTTTGTTAAAGATTGGGGCTTGCTTCAATGTCATTCCAAGAATCCATGGCTACGGAACGAATTGATTCTACGACGAAAATTTATCTACTACTTCTCCATG GGATTAAACCTTGTACTAAGGTTAGCATGGCTACAAACAGTACTACATTACAATTTTGGAACTGTAGACTACAGAGTAACAGGGCTATTTTTAGCAGCCCTTGAAGTCATTAGGAGAGGACATTGGAATTATTACAG GTTGGAGAATGAGCATCTAAATAATGCAGGGAAATTTAGAGCTGTTAAGACAGTGCCACTTCCTTTTCATGAAGTAGATGAACAAAATTGA